One window from the genome of Deltaproteobacteria bacterium encodes:
- a CDS encoding MFS transporter, producing the protein MYSSQNHGGPAFSSALPVLLLLTSVFFVNFLARTIFGPLLLPITKELDLGLAQGSTIFLCLSLGYSGAVFCAGFLSQRLGHKGTIVVSVSGLGLALLGLASSTTLTSFLIWTLAMGGAAGLYIPSSVVTITEATAPAHWGQAFSVHELAPNLSFILAPLVAELFLDTMGYPPLFALLGSAALLLGLAYAARGPRVRRPGVPPRLGNIRVIVARPAFWVVVLLFVLCVGVEAGIYNLVPAFLVQERGMSRESANLVLSGTRAVSLLTLPLTGLVIKRIGYQRTLALFLIGTGTATLLSGHGPLWWTIAMLTLQPMFVVCFFPVGFAVLSMVCPKATSDLAVSLCVMCSSIMGLGVIPGLLAWFGERCGLGLAFSLFGGLMLASSILAIHNLRIPKSA; encoded by the coding sequence ATGTACTCTTCCCAAAATCACGGAGGACCGGCCTTTTCCTCGGCACTGCCGGTATTGCTCCTCCTGACATCGGTTTTCTTTGTCAACTTTCTGGCTCGGACAATTTTCGGCCCCCTTCTTCTTCCCATCACCAAGGAACTCGATCTGGGGCTGGCCCAAGGATCGACCATTTTTCTCTGCCTTTCGCTCGGGTACAGCGGGGCGGTGTTCTGCGCCGGTTTCCTGTCGCAGCGCCTGGGCCACAAGGGAACCATTGTCGTCTCCGTCTCCGGTCTGGGCCTGGCGTTGCTGGGATTGGCCTCCAGCACGACACTCACGTCCTTTTTGATCTGGACCCTGGCCATGGGTGGCGCGGCCGGGCTGTACATTCCGTCCAGCGTGGTCACCATCACCGAGGCCACGGCTCCGGCCCACTGGGGGCAGGCCTTCTCGGTACATGAATTGGCCCCCAATCTGTCCTTTATTCTCGCGCCGCTCGTGGCCGAGCTTTTTCTTGATACCATGGGCTATCCGCCGCTCTTTGCCCTGCTTGGATCGGCGGCCCTGCTTCTGGGCTTGGCCTACGCCGCGCGCGGCCCCCGGGTACGACGTCCAGGAGTGCCGCCCAGGCTTGGCAACATCCGGGTCATCGTCGCCCGGCCGGCGTTTTGGGTCGTTGTCTTGCTGTTCGTGCTCTGCGTGGGCGTGGAAGCGGGCATTTACAACTTGGTGCCCGCCTTTCTCGTCCAGGAACGGGGCATGAGCCGGGAGTCGGCAAACCTTGTTCTCAGCGGCACGCGCGCGGTCTCCCTGCTGACCCTTCCCCTGACTGGCCTGGTCATCAAACGCATTGGATATCAGCGCACCCTGGCCCTGTTCCTGATCGGCACGGGCACGGCCACCCTGCTCTCCGGGCATGGCCCCCTGTGGTGGACCATCGCCATGTTGACCCTGCAGCCCATGTTCGTGGTCTGCTTTTTTCCGGTGGGCTTTGCCGTGCTGTCCATGGTCTGTCCCAAGGCGACCAGCGACCTTGCTGTTTCGCTGTGCGTGATGTGCAGCTCGATCATGGGGCTGGGTGTCATCCCGGGCCTTCTGGCCTGGTTCGGAGAACGATGCGGCCTTGGCCTGGCGTTCAGCCTTTTTGGAGGATTGATGCTCGCCAGCAGCATTCTGGCGATACACAATCTGCGCATTCCCAAATCCGCCTGA
- a CDS encoding outer membrane lipoprotein carrier protein LolA — MPRLIAGLLIALMSVWCAEASELTDKIQQRYDSLESFRAFFLQKLTNASTKETQERLGTIVFARPRFIRWETTSPEQELLIIGKDMVWDYFPEEETAYRYTVEQVLDSKTMIRFLSGEANLTDDFKVLDMGMDGEFQHLKLIPKEPEPNLVEGEIWVRPGQDMLERIKLVDFFGNINELELSGLELDIPIDPKSFTLEPPAGTEILEGQGE, encoded by the coding sequence GTGCCACGTTTGATTGCGGGCTTGCTCATTGCCCTAATGAGCGTTTGGTGCGCGGAAGCGTCGGAACTGACCGACAAGATCCAGCAACGGTATGACAGCCTGGAGTCCTTCCGGGCGTTTTTTCTGCAAAAATTGACCAACGCGTCCACCAAGGAAACCCAGGAACGTCTTGGAACCATTGTTTTTGCCCGGCCTCGGTTCATTCGCTGGGAAACGACTAGCCCCGAACAGGAGCTGCTTATCATCGGCAAGGACATGGTTTGGGATTACTTCCCCGAAGAGGAAACGGCCTATCGGTATACGGTGGAGCAGGTGCTTGATTCCAAGACCATGATTCGCTTTTTGTCCGGAGAAGCCAATTTGACGGATGATTTCAAGGTGCTGGACATGGGCATGGATGGAGAATTCCAACACCTGAAGTTGATCCCCAAGGAGCCCGAGCCCAATTTGGTGGAAGGGGAAATTTGGGTCCGACCGGGCCAGGATATGTTGGAGCGGATCAAATTGGTGGATTTTTTCGGGAATATCAATGAATTGGAACTGAGTGGCCTGGAGTTGGACATCCCCATCGACCCCAAGTCCTTTACTCTTGAGCCGCCGGCCGGAACGGAGATTTTGGAGGGACAGGGCGAATAG
- a CDS encoding extracellular solute-binding protein, translating into MKRLVPFILLCMVATQAWGASKELYVYNWSEYMPDSVLESFASETGIKVIMSTYDSNEAMYAKVKMVEGKGYDLIVPSTDFVSRMAKEGLLRPIDKSKLPNFANLDPHLLDQAFDPDNTYSVPYMWGSTAIAVNSSDKAAAAITSFADLWKPEFKGKLLLPNDMRGVLGMGLKRLGYSLNETDPAKVAEACALLKPLMESVRVFDSDSPKQALLNNEVQVAVLWNGEAYIASGENPDIKYVYPSEGFSLWVDNLCIPKNAGNVENAHLFIDYLLRPEVAALICQEMGYSSPNLKAKASLSDEVRTNAIVYPADADMARGEFETDLGAAIKAYEDCWLQLKVKQ; encoded by the coding sequence ATGAAACGACTTGTTCCGTTCATTTTGCTGTGCATGGTGGCCACCCAGGCCTGGGGCGCGTCCAAGGAGCTCTATGTCTACAACTGGTCGGAATACATGCCGGACAGTGTTTTGGAGAGCTTTGCCTCGGAAACCGGCATCAAGGTCATCATGTCCACCTACGACAGCAACGAGGCCATGTATGCCAAGGTCAAGATGGTCGAGGGCAAGGGATATGATCTCATCGTGCCATCCACGGATTTTGTGTCGCGCATGGCCAAGGAAGGGTTGCTTCGGCCCATCGACAAATCCAAGCTGCCCAATTTCGCCAATCTGGACCCGCATTTGCTTGATCAGGCCTTTGATCCGGACAACACCTACAGCGTGCCCTACATGTGGGGCTCCACGGCCATTGCCGTGAACTCCTCGGACAAAGCGGCCGCGGCCATCACGTCCTTCGCCGATCTCTGGAAGCCGGAGTTCAAGGGCAAGCTGCTGCTGCCCAACGACATGCGCGGCGTTTTGGGCATGGGGCTCAAACGCCTCGGATATTCCCTGAACGAAACCGACCCGGCCAAGGTGGCCGAGGCCTGCGCGCTGCTCAAGCCGCTCATGGAGAGCGTGCGCGTCTTTGACTCCGATTCCCCCAAACAGGCTTTGCTCAACAACGAGGTCCAGGTTGCCGTGCTGTGGAACGGCGAGGCCTACATCGCTTCCGGCGAGAATCCGGATATCAAGTACGTCTACCCGAGCGAAGGTTTCAGTCTGTGGGTGGACAATCTGTGTATTCCCAAAAACGCGGGCAACGTCGAAAATGCCCACCTTTTTATTGACTACCTGCTCCGGCCCGAGGTGGCGGCCCTGATTTGCCAGGAAATGGGATACTCCTCGCCCAATCTCAAGGCCAAGGCCAGCCTTTCGGACGAAGTGCGCACCAATGCCATTGTATATCCGGCGGACGCGGACATGGCCCGGGGCGAGTTTGAAACCGATCTCGGCGCGGCCATCAAGGCTTACGAGGATTGCTGGCTGCAACTGAAGGTCAAGCAATAA
- a CDS encoding uracil permease yields the protein MSRRTIQVEEKVPFLQGIPLSFQHLFAMFGASVLVPTLFKIDPAIVLLMNGIGTLLYLVLCKGKAPAFLGSSFAFLSPVFVVLGADQSLWGANYSYALGGFIASGAIFSMVALVIWKFGSDWIKVVLPPATMGPIVALIGLELAGVATGMAGITPDASGAYNMDAIIVSVVTLLAVALGSIMLKGFLAAIPVLIGIVVGYATAVAMGMVNFDVISAAPAIAFPTIYTPKFDLAKILIIIPAALVVISEHIGHLVVTGNIVGRDLTKDPGLHRSLMGDGVSTMLSGFCGSVPTTTYGENIGVMAITRVYSVWVIGGAAVISIGLAFIGKLSAIIQSIPAPVMGGICILLFGVIAASGIRMLVESKVDYSKPVNLILTAIVLIVGISGTAVTIGTVQLKGMALATVVGMALSLVFHILESLGLTNQPSES from the coding sequence ATGAGCCGGAGAACGATTCAAGTCGAAGAAAAAGTTCCTTTTCTTCAGGGCATTCCTTTAAGTTTTCAACATCTTTTCGCCATGTTCGGGGCCTCTGTCCTGGTTCCGACCCTGTTTAAGATCGACCCGGCCATCGTGCTGCTCATGAACGGCATCGGCACCCTGCTCTATCTTGTGCTCTGCAAGGGAAAGGCTCCGGCGTTTTTGGGGTCGAGCTTCGCCTTCCTGTCCCCGGTATTCGTGGTTCTGGGCGCGGACCAAAGCCTGTGGGGCGCGAACTATTCCTATGCCCTGGGCGGATTCATCGCCTCGGGCGCCATTTTCAGCATGGTGGCCCTGGTCATCTGGAAGTTTGGTTCCGACTGGATCAAGGTGGTCCTGCCCCCGGCGACCATGGGGCCCATCGTCGCCCTTATCGGCCTGGAGCTGGCCGGAGTGGCCACCGGCATGGCCGGGATCACCCCGGACGCGAGCGGTGCCTATAACATGGACGCCATCATCGTGTCCGTGGTCACCTTGCTGGCCGTGGCCCTGGGGTCGATCATGCTCAAGGGCTTTCTGGCGGCCATTCCCGTCCTGATTGGCATCGTCGTCGGCTACGCGACCGCCGTAGCCATGGGCATGGTCAATTTCGACGTCATCTCGGCCGCGCCGGCCATTGCCTTCCCCACGATCTACACGCCCAAATTCGACCTGGCCAAAATCCTGATCATCATTCCGGCGGCCCTGGTCGTTATTTCCGAGCATATCGGACATCTCGTGGTCACGGGGAACATTGTCGGCCGCGACCTGACCAAGGATCCCGGCCTGCATCGCTCCCTGATGGGCGATGGCGTCTCGACCATGCTGTCCGGATTCTGTGGCTCCGTGCCCACCACCACCTACGGCGAGAACATCGGCGTCATGGCCATCACCCGCGTCTATTCGGTCTGGGTCATCGGCGGAGCGGCCGTCATTTCCATTGGTCTGGCCTTCATCGGCAAACTCTCGGCCATAATCCAATCCATCCCGGCACCGGTCATGGGCGGCATCTGCATCCTGCTTTTCGGTGTCATCGCCGCCTCGGGTATCCGCATGCTGGTCGAATCCAAGGTCGATTACTCCAAGCCGGTCAACCTGATCCTGACGGCCATCGTGCTCATCGTCGGTATCAGCGGCACGGCCGTGACCATCGGCACGGTCCAGCTCAAGGGCATGGCCCTGGCCACGGTGGTCGGCATGGCCCTGTCCCTGGTTTTTCACATTCTGGAAAGCCTGGGCCTGACCAACCAACCCAGCGAGAGCTGA